The segment TGTCTGGCCGACCCTTCGGTATGAGGGGGTGTCGGTCTCCTTGCCGTGCAGATATCTGCTGCCGTTTACCATATCGGCCTGGTTGGAGAGGATGGGGGCTACGAGGATGGGGATCTGCTTGGGGTCGTGCTGGCCGTCGGTGTCCAGGGTCACGATGACGCGGGAGTTCTTTGCGGCGTCGAAGCCTGTTCGAAGGGCTGCACCTTTGCCCCTGTTCTGGGGGTGTATGATTACCCTTGCGCCGGCCATTTCAGCGATCTTCGCAGTGCTGTCACTGCTGCCGTCGTCTACCACGATCACCTCGTCAACATAGTGTCTTGTGAGGAGCACCACACTCCCTATGGAAACACCCTCGTTGAACGCAGGCAGTACAGCGGTTATCCCTGTCCTGTTGTAACAGCTATAATCCTATTCTTCCTGAACGGACTCACTATTTTCACTCATACTATCCACCCTAAGAATACTAAACACAACAAAGTAGTACCCTATGCGAAGTGCAGCATATGAGAACATATTATATATATATTAGCATTTCCAATAATACTTTCCTAGAAAACTCCAAAAAGTTGATGTTACCTGACAAGGATTTTAGCCAGCTCCACTTTTAATTATGTATTTCATAAATACGTATTATCACGTGTTCCAAAAAAGCAGACCATTCGGGAAAATAAAAAACTGACATCTGTCGATGTTTTAAAAATAGCCTTAATTAACGACCCAACGGAGATATCGTTAAAGCTGATTCTCCCATATACAGATAAGCTCCCCTCTGGCCACCAACACAAGTCCATGCACCTCCGGGATATACAGATCCCGCGAGATGAGGAGATCAATTCCAGTTTCGGACGCATCTGCCAGCCAGGATGTGGCGACGACTCTGCGGTACATTTTCCAGCTTCTGGTTGAATTCCTGTTCAGCTACAGAGAAAAGTGGCGCTGTAAGATATATTTTCTTACTTGCCCATTTTATCTCCTTTGTCTTAATTCTACCCTCTACTAATGTAAGTTAAGATACGTAATCATTCCAGAGATGTATCATTTTTGATATTGCCTAAATATTTTACAATTTCGCTTTTAATAGCAACTATTAATAACAAAGAAAACATCTAATGAACAAAAATATAAAAGATTGTATAGTTCCCTGAGTTTTCCAGTAATTCAAATAAAATTAATCAGTCAATCAATCAATCAATCAATCAATCAATCAATATGGTGATGTAATGTTCAAATCAATGGTCAGATGTATTTTATTTTTATCTGTGATAATTACTTTGATGTGCTTCCTAACAGCTTCTGCAGGTGCTATGAACGATGAGTTCATAATGCAGGTAAGCATCGGGGAAACCAATGTAAGTTTTGCAGATCATACAAATTCCCTTACAGAAGGTAATTGGATAGGTTTAAGCGGCGGTTCATCATTCTCTTTACCGTATCCGCTGACATTTACTTATAATGGTATTAATTCTAAAGAAATAACCACAAGCAGTAATGATGTTAGTGTATATTTGAACGTTGACAACTTTACTGACCATGTTATTACTTATCCATATGATACTCACCAGATGTACACCAATGTTTCCGGCATGAACGATGTTACATTTGATTTCAAAGGTTCCTCGTATTTTGCTGGCGATACTGTGGATGTGTATCTTCTGGAAAGCAGCATCTCGGAACTTGAAATGAATGTGGATGTTCTGTATGATAAATTCTCCAACCCAACAGTCTCCTTTTCTGAGGAACTTAATGCAAATGGGGATCTTTCATATAATTTTGGCCCGCTGGATGCAGGCACCTATTGTATCGTACTTATGATCGCTGACGACATTACCGAAGAGAACGTCCTGCTTTCATTTACTGCATTTGAGGTTCTTGATCACGATCTTGATGTAAGCATCTTAAAAGATGGTTCCACGCTTACTGTTAATAACCATCTGTTAGGTGCTCCTTCAGGCAGTTACACATATAACACAATACTCGTAAAGGAAAGCGAATATGAGGCAGATGTCAGGGTAAACTTCAACGGTACAACAGCAGGTCTTAACAGTTCCATTAACGGATATCCTATTCTCAGTGCAACCGACATAATGGATCTTGGTTTACCGACAATTGATACATCTTATGTCAATGAGAATATTGAAGGAATATTCAGCAGTGATGATTCTTTAGTAAATTCAACCCCTTCAACTTTGAACACTTCATCCACTGCTTTTGATACATTCCAGTTATCCTCCGGAAATTACCTAGTTATAACATATGCAATGTCCGGCGGAAACATTATGGGATTTGATGAGAAGATGGTAACCCTCTTCAATGAACATGTGGAACTTACATCAGACAAGCTTTCAGAAACTGCAGAGAAGAATACAACAGTGGACTATGAGATCATTGTTTGGAACAAGAAGGACAATGCAAGGGATATTTCTCTAAGCCTGGTAGCTCCGGATGGCCTTATCACTGACCTTGGAACGAATTCCGTACCATTGGGTCCAAACAGTTCAACAACGGTCCCACTCTCTATTAGAAGTGAGGTCGTGGGTTCCCAGATCCCTGTGATAATTACAGCTTCCAGCGAGGATGATCATGACTCAATCACTTTGAAGACATCTTTCATTGACCCACTCGATGCAAGCGTTGATTCCACAAAGAAAGCAGTTCATACTAACAACGATGCTTCATATGTATTCAATGTTGAGAATGTTGGTGTTGTTGAGCATACTTTCATTATTAGTGCGACAAGCAATGCTGATGATAGTTTGAGTGTTACCTCATTGCCGGTACCTTCTGGAACTTCCAATTCATTCACTTATAATGTAAGCAGTGCTTCTACAGGCAAATATCCTTCCGAAATTCTCATTGAGGACTCTGTAGATTATTCAATATCAAGGACCTTCAATGTTGTAACTGATATATCACAGGAACCTGTGTATGATGTATCTGTTTCCAGCGATATCAGCAGTTCATCCATAGAGGATGGTGAAGATGCTGTCTATAATATAACGATCACTAATACTGGTAACGTTGAGGATACCTATGATATCATCTTGGTCAATCCAATGGCAGATAGTGCTGTTCTTGATGATGGTTCTGATGCATTACTACAACCCGGTGAGGCAGATGTAAGGAAACTTACTGTATCCTCATCTCCTGGTACCTATGATGTAACCTTCATTGCCATGTCACAGAACTCTTCTGCAGTCTCGGTCAAGACCACTACAAAAGTTCTGGAGCGAGGGGTGATACTAACTTCTGATCTTTACAATAGTGTATCTACTCCATATGGTACTTTGAAATGTACCCTTACGGTGAAGAATACTGGTAATTCTGCAGACAGCTTCACTATCAGTGCGATCTCAAATGGAACCACTGATATCACACCATTAAATATAGTTGATCTTGAAAGCGGAGCCAGTGAGAATATTGAAGTGACACTCAACGGTGAAGATGTAGGTCTCTATAACTCCACCATTACTGTGGTGTCTGATAATGATGCCAGTGCTGAAAGTTCCGTGACACTCGACCTTCGTATAATAGAAGAGCCAGTGTATGCTTTTGACCTGTCAATGGATTCATCATCAAAGACAATGGAAAGGACAGATGATGCGTACTTTATCCTTTCCATAAAGAATACGGGTAACAGAGCTGATGATTACAACATCTCTTCTGTATCTCCTTATGTGAGTCTTGATAAAAACTCCCTCTTCCTGGAAGCAGGAGGGTCAGGAGACATTATAATGGATGTTTCTGGCCTTCCTGACTATGATACTTACTCTATAAGGGTGGATGTAACTTCACAGGAGTCTTCAGAAACTATCGGTAAGGCACCTTCTATAACAGTGGTTCCTGCCCTGTCGATAAGTGCAAACCCTGCTTCACAAACGGTTGGACTTGGTAATTCCTCCCTCTATAGGATAACTGTGACAAACACAGGTACCAATGTGCACGATTATGATCTTAGCATTGCACAGAGTTCATCAGATACAACTGCAGAACTTGTAACGTCAACTATAAACGATCTGGATGTTGGCGGATCGGCTACGGTGGATATGATCTTTAACAGTACTATCTCTCAGGAGAGAAGTATCGAAGCACTTGTCAAAGCAGAAGTTTCTGACAGCCCGCTGAAGAACAGGTCTGTTTCACTAACAACCCTTTATCTTGAAGATGATGTGTTCGGTGTTTCAGCTAAAGCAGATACTCTATTGCAAAGTATTTCTTCTGGTAAGGATGCTATCCACTTGATGAGCGTCAAGAACCTTGGAAATACCCGGGATAATTTCTCTGTGACAATTTCAGATGGTAATGCGATATCAGATGTCTCATACCTCCTCCTTGAGCCTAGTGGTGTCACCGGTGA is part of the Methanococcoides orientis genome and harbors:
- a CDS encoding TIGR04279 domain-containing protein, whose protein sequence is MCFLTASAGAMNDEFIMQVSIGETNVSFADHTNSLTEGNWIGLSGGSSFSLPYPLTFTYNGINSKEITTSSNDVSVYLNVDNFTDHVITYPYDTHQMYTNVSGMNDVTFDFKGSSYFAGDTVDVYLLESSISELEMNVDVLYDKFSNPTVSFSEELNANGDLSYNFGPLDAGTYCIVLMIADDITEENVLLSFTAFEVLDHDLDVSILKDGSTLTVNNHLLGAPSGSYTYNTILVKESEYEADVRVNFNGTTAGLNSSINGYPILSATDIMDLGLPTIDTSYVNENIEGIFSSDDSLVNSTPSTLNTSSTAFDTFQLSSGNYLVITYAMSGGNIMGFDEKMVTLFNEHVELTSDKLSETAEKNTTVDYEIIVWNKKDNARDISLSLVAPDGLITDLGTNSVPLGPNSSTTVPLSIRSEVVGSQIPVIITASSEDDHDSITLKTSFIDPLDASVDSTKKAVHTNNDASYVFNVENVGVVEHTFIISATSNADDSLSVTSLPVPSGTSNSFTYNVSSASTGKYPSEILIEDSVDYSISRTFNVVTDISQEPVYDVSVSSDISSSSIEDGEDAVYNITITNTGNVEDTYDIILVNPMADSAVLDDGSDALLQPGEADVRKLTVSSSPGTYDVTFIAMSQNSSAVSVKTTTKVLERGVILTSDLYNSVSTPYGTLKCTLTVKNTGNSADSFTISAISNGTTDITPLNIVDLESGASENIEVTLNGEDVGLYNSTITVVSDNDASAESSVTLDLRIIEEPVYAFDLSMDSSSKTMERTDDAYFILSIKNTGNRADDYNISSVSPYVSLDKNSLFLEAGGSGDIIMDVSGLPDYDTYSIRVDVTSQESSETIGKAPSITVVPALSISANPASQTVGLGNSSLYRITVTNTGTNVHDYDLSIAQSSSDTTAELVTSTINDLDVGGSATVDMIFNSTISQERSIEALVKAEVSDSPLKNRSVSLTTLYLEDDVFGVSAKADTLLQSISSGKDAIHLMSVKNLGNTRDNFSVTISDGNAISDVSYLLLEPSGVTGDSGTVVLTHTPQSSAGDYSFKVEVASTNARDSVKYTTRVVEVQEDNIIRSYVDPTSSIVDSEVHDSSIYNSFINGSVLNDSEIRDSSIGNSTIESSTIRDMVLIDASIVENKIYYGTITLDDRDYDIDPAKYPDGIYTDELLISSSAAANDLAGVANDSIDVGLEDSDMSVSLGVNSSFVGGEVKVQKTFVPPSDVETSSFSDVGVYVTFEESENIKDVLSHANMSIDYDENALGGVSEDELFIYWYDEDSSEWVPLIGAGEPSFCLDAGRDTVNNILWANVTHFSTYAIGEAEEEEEEVPPEEDSKKSSGSSGGGGGGSGATGEAFENIALKNVKTENIVGGLEISYAFNDEQNAIQYINFSALRNYGRVSTTIEVLKNRSSMVDVSAPGLVYSNLNIWVGKAGFATEDNIADPVIGFRVAKDWLTENGIDENSIALYHHSEGKWNDLNTEKVGEDGSYIYFEAETPGFSPFAIAADVADSVVTDNTGSIEEGSSTLPITEPAGEYMNATASDEGSGFGLKDLIFVLGVFIFFGLMYATYATAKKNEENADIRTDDLPDDMQNTESDVSETASDSTNAEETSDQPAETIPSVEEVSDQPAETIPSVEEVSDQPAETIPTAEEILGHPGEIISPAQENKIRPVDTEQNVKKMKKSRNFSDDTWSTSTTEEYEVQLDDTEQKDEETKEFRNLPDSKW